DNA from Arthrobacter sp. SLBN-112:
CACTTTGGACCTCATCGAGGAAGCGTCGATGGCCGCCGTCCGGGACAAATCCGTGGCACTGACCGGGTTCGCCGTTGAGGTCTTCGATGCGCTGCTGGCCCCGCTGGGTGCGGAGCTGGCGTCGCCCCGGGATCCGGGGGAGCGGGGCGGCCACATCACCGTGGACCACCCGGACTTCACCAAGGCCACCGTGGAAGCACTGTGGAAAGGGGACGTCATCCCGGATTTCCGCTCTCCGCGCGGCATCCGGGTGGGGTTGTCCCCCTTGAGCACCAGTTTTGTCGAAGTGCTCCAGGGCATGGCGGCCATCCGGGACCGGCTCCAGGGCTGACAAGCGCGCTGTTTCGACAAGGTTGGGCCGGGGCCGGTAAACTGGACGATGGATCCGGCTGCAGTCCGTGGCGGCTGGTTCCTGTTGCAGTCCGCCTGCTCCGGTTCGCCGGATCAGGACGTACCCGGCAGACCCGGCAGTGAGTTACTGACCTGGGCCCTCACGGCACATCCCTAGGAGTTATTGTGGCACTTGACGCCGCTGTAAAGCAGTCCATCATCAAGGAATACGCAACCGTAGAAGGCGACACCGGTTCACCGGAGGTCCAGGTTGCTGTCCTGACCCAGCGGATCAAGGATCTGACTGAGCACATGAAGGAGCACAAGCACGATTACCACACCCAGCGCGGTCTGCTGGCCATGGTTGGTCGTCGTAAGCGCATGCTGAGCTACCTCAAGAAGACCGACATCGCCCGCTACCGTTCGCTCATCGAGCGCCTCGGCCTGCGCCGCTAGTCTGGCTTCGGGCGGCCCTTTCCTTCCGGAACGGGCCGCCTTCTTCAAATAAAACTAAACAGGAGGATCAACCGCATCACGCATTCGCGGTCCTCGGTAGTGATCCCCGGGAACGGCTTCGTTGACTGAAGCCGGCGGCCCGTGGGTCTCGATCGATGACCGGGTGCAGGGCCAGTAGACAGATGCTGGCCGGGTTGATGCGGCTGGACTTCCGTCAAACAGAAACGGAGGTGACTCTCTTGGAGGGTCCCGAAATCCAGTTCTCGGAAGCAGTCATTGACAATGGCCGTTTCGGCAAGCGCGTAATCCGCTTCGAAACCGGCCGTCTTGCCAAGCAGGCAGCCGGCGCAGCCATGGTGTACATCGACGATGACACCGCACTGCTGTCCGCCACCACTGCCGGCAAGCACCCGCGTGAAGGCTTTGACTTCTTCCCGCTGACGGTCGACGTCGAAGAGCGCATGTATGCTGCCGGCCGCATCCCGGGCTCGTTCTTCCGCCGTGAAGGCCGCCCGTCCACCGAAGCCATCCTGGCCTGCCGCCTGATGGATCGCCCGCTGCGCCCCGCCTTCATCAAGGGCCTGCGCAACGAGGTCCAGATCGTGGTCACCGTCCTGGCCATCAACCCCGACGAGCTGTACGACGTGGTGGCCATCAACGCTTCCTCGATGTCCACCCAGCTGTCCGGCCTGCCGTTCTCCGGCCCCATCGGCGGCGTCCGCGTTGCCCTGGTGGCCGACGAAAACGGATCGCAGTGGGTTGCTTTCCCCAAGCACTCGCAGCTGGAGAACTCCGTCTTCAACATGGTGGTTGCCGGCCGCGTTGCAGGTGACGACGTCGCCATCATGATGGTCGAGGCCGAAGCTACGGACAACTCCTGGAACCTCATCAAGGAACAGGGCGCCACTGCCCCCACCGAAGAGGTTGTGTCCGAGGGCCTTGAGGCTGCCAAGCCGTTCATCAAGGCACTCTGCGAAGCCCAGGCCGATTTGGCCGCACGGGCTGCAAAGCCCACTGTCGAGTTCCCGGTCTTCCTGGACTACGAGGACGACGTCTACGCGGCTGTCGAATCCGCCGCCGCCGACAAGCTTGCCGCTGTCTTCCAGATCGCCGACAAGCAGGAACGCGACAACGCCTCCGACGCGCTCAAGGACGAAGTCCTGGGCAACCTCGCCGGCCAGTTCGAAGGCCGCGAGAAGGAACTGTCCGCTGCCTTCCGCTCCGTCACGAAGCACGTTGTGCGCCAGCGCATCCTGAAGGACCAGGTCCGCATTGACGGCCGTGGCCTGACGGACATCCGCCAGCTCACCGCCGAAGTTGAGGTTCTGCCCCGCGTTCACGGTTCGGCCATCTTCGAGCGCGGCGAGACCCAGATCATGGGTGTCACCACACTGAACATGCTCAAGATGGAACAGCAGATCGACTCGCTGTCTCCCGTCACACGCAAGCGCTACATGCACAACTACAACTTCCCGCCGTACTCCACCGGTGAGACCGGCCGCGTGGGCTCGCCCAAGCGCCGCGAAATCGGCCACGGCGCCCTGGCAGAGCGTGCCATTGTGCCCGTGCTGCCTTCACGCGAGGAATTCCCGTACGCCATCCGCCAGGTGTCCGAGGCCCTCGGCTCCAACGGCTCGACGTCGATGGGTTCCGTCTGCGCCTCCACCCTGTCCCTCCTGAACGCCGGTGTGCCCCTGAAGGCCGCCGTCGCCGGCATCGCCATGGGCCTGGTTTCCGACCAGGTTGACGGTCAGACCCGCTACGCGGCACTGACCGATATCCTCGGCGCCGAAGACGCCTTCGGTGACATGGACTTCAAGGTTGCCGGTACCTCCGAGTTCGTCACGGCCATCCAGCTGGACACCAAGCTCGACGGCATTCCCGCTTCCGTGCTGGCAGCAGCACTGAAGCAGGCCCGCGAAGCACGCCTGCACATCCTCGAGGTCCTCAACTCGGCCATCGACACCCCGGACGAGCTCTCCGAGTTCGCACCGCGCGTCATCGCCGTGAAGATCCCCGTGGACAAGATCGGCGAGGTCATCGGCCCCAAGGGCAAGATGATCAACCAGATCCAGGAGGATACCGGCGCCGACATCTCCATCGAGGACGACGGCACGGTCTACATTGGCGCCACGAACGGTCCGTCTGCAGATGCAGCACGCTCGGCCATCAACGCCATCGCCAACCCGCAGGTCCCGGAAATCGGTGAGCGTTACCTGGGTACGGTCGTCAAGACCACCACCTTCGGTGCCTTCGTATCGCTGACTCCGGGCAAGGACGGCCTCCTGCACATCTCCGAGCTGCGCAAGCTGGCCAACGGCAAGCGCGTGGACAACGTCGAGGACGTTGTCTCGGTGGGCCAGAAGGTCCAGGTGGAGATCACCAAGATCGACGACCGCGGAAAGCTCTCGCTCGCCCCGGTAGTTGCCGAGGAAGAAGGCGCCGAGGTCGAAACCGAGCGCGCCCACACCACCGAACCTGCTGAAGGCGCTGACGTCTAACAGTTCCGGTTTCCGGCACATAAGCATGAATCGGCGGGGCCGGTGGATGATCCACCGGTCCCGCCGCTGTTACGATGGCAGCCAGATCCCGGCTGCCCCTTTTGAAAGGCCTCAATGACTGTTGTACCCCTGCCGCTTGAGCAGAACCACCGCGGCGAGACCCTGGTCCACGGCTCCGACGGCGGGTCCGAGGTCCGGCGTTCAGTGCTGCCAGGGGGAGTGCGGGTACTGACGGAGGCGATGCCGGGCCAGCGGTCGGCCACCATCGGGTTCTGGGTGGGCGTGGGGTCCAGGGATGAAGCGCCAGGCCAGCACGGGTCCACCCACTTCCTCGAGCACCTGCTGTTCAAAGGCACCAGGCGCCGCACAGCCCTGGAAATTGCCTCCGCCTTTGATGAGGTGGGCGGCGAATCAAACGCGGCAACCGCCAAGGAAAGCACCTGCTACTTTGCCCGCGTCCTGGACTCCGACCTCCCCATGGCCATCGACGTCATTGCGGACATGATCACCGGCGCCGTGCTGGATCCTGACGAGATGGAGCAGGAACGGGACGTCATACTGGAGGAAATCGCAATGGACAGCGATGACCCCACGGATGTGGCGCACGAGCACTTCGTCGCCGCGGTCCTCGGCAGCCACCCCCTTGGGCGGCCGATTGGCGGCACCCCGGCCGCCATCAAGGCCGTCGCCCGCGATTCAGTGTGGGAGCACTACCGCCGGTACTACAAGCCTGAAGAACTGGTGATCACCGCGGCTGGCGGCCTGGACCACGATTTGGTGTGCGGACTGGTGGTG
Protein-coding regions in this window:
- the rpsO gene encoding 30S ribosomal protein S15, with product MALDAAVKQSIIKEYATVEGDTGSPEVQVAVLTQRIKDLTEHMKEHKHDYHTQRGLLAMVGRRKRMLSYLKKTDIARYRSLIERLGLRR
- a CDS encoding polyribonucleotide nucleotidyltransferase: MEGPEIQFSEAVIDNGRFGKRVIRFETGRLAKQAAGAAMVYIDDDTALLSATTAGKHPREGFDFFPLTVDVEERMYAAGRIPGSFFRREGRPSTEAILACRLMDRPLRPAFIKGLRNEVQIVVTVLAINPDELYDVVAINASSMSTQLSGLPFSGPIGGVRVALVADENGSQWVAFPKHSQLENSVFNMVVAGRVAGDDVAIMMVEAEATDNSWNLIKEQGATAPTEEVVSEGLEAAKPFIKALCEAQADLAARAAKPTVEFPVFLDYEDDVYAAVESAAADKLAAVFQIADKQERDNASDALKDEVLGNLAGQFEGREKELSAAFRSVTKHVVRQRILKDQVRIDGRGLTDIRQLTAEVEVLPRVHGSAIFERGETQIMGVTTLNMLKMEQQIDSLSPVTRKRYMHNYNFPPYSTGETGRVGSPKRREIGHGALAERAIVPVLPSREEFPYAIRQVSEALGSNGSTSMGSVCASTLSLLNAGVPLKAAVAGIAMGLVSDQVDGQTRYAALTDILGAEDAFGDMDFKVAGTSEFVTAIQLDTKLDGIPASVLAAALKQAREARLHILEVLNSAIDTPDELSEFAPRVIAVKIPVDKIGEVIGPKGKMINQIQEDTGADISIEDDGTVYIGATNGPSADAARSAINAIANPQVPEIGERYLGTVVKTTTFGAFVSLTPGKDGLLHISELRKLANGKRVDNVEDVVSVGQKVQVEITKIDDRGKLSLAPVVAEEEGAEVETERAHTTEPAEGADV
- a CDS encoding M16 family metallopeptidase, translating into MTVVPLPLEQNHRGETLVHGSDGGSEVRRSVLPGGVRVLTEAMPGQRSATIGFWVGVGSRDEAPGQHGSTHFLEHLLFKGTRRRTALEIASAFDEVGGESNAATAKESTCYFARVLDSDLPMAIDVIADMITGAVLDPDEMEQERDVILEEIAMDSDDPTDVAHEHFVAAVLGSHPLGRPIGGTPAAIKAVARDSVWEHYRRYYKPEELVITAAGGLDHDLVCGLVVDALQTAGWSLEADAAPVQRRSTERALITGTAGLHVVKRAVEQANIIMGCPTIVATDERRYVMSVLNAVLGGGMSSRLFQEVREKRGLVYSTYSFASSYADAGYFGMYAGCTPSKVRQVVDLLGIELDKLAEHGISDDELRKAVGQLGGGIVLALEDTGSRMSRLGRAELVSGEYQDIDETLRLIKAVTTEQVQELAAELAAAPRTITVVGPFDETETFGL